A genome region from Leptodactylus fuscus isolate aLepFus1 chromosome 6, aLepFus1.hap2, whole genome shotgun sequence includes the following:
- the ADRM1 gene encoding proteasomal ubiquitin receptor ADRM1 isoform X1, which translates to MRKRGNSSNTLMSSGALFPSLVPGSRGSSSKYLVEFRAGKMTLKGSTVTPDKRKGLVYIQQTDDSLIHFCWKDRTSGNVEDDLIIFPDDCEFKRVAQCTTGRVYVLKFKAGSKRLFFWMQEPKTDKDEEYCRKVNEYLNNPPMPGALGGSGSGGHELSALGGEGGLQSLLGNMSHNQLMQLIGPTGLGGLGGLGALTGPGLASLLGSGGGPTTSSSSSSSRSQSVAVTPSSTSSSTRTTTTTPAAPASVPAATPSPAVSSGNGASAATSPTQPIQLSDLQNILATMNVPANAEGGQAVDLASVLTPEIMAPILANAEVQERLMPYLPSGESLPQTAEEIQNTLTSPQFQQALSMFSAALASCQLGPLMSQFGLPAEAVDAANKGDIEAFAKAMQNTSSQKERESKEKKEEEEDMSLD; encoded by the exons ATGCGGAAAAGGGGAAACAGTTCTAACACCCT GATGTCTTCAGGAGCTTTGTTCCCAAGTCTGGTACCTGGCTCCCGGGGATCCTCCAGCAAATACTTGGTTGAGTTCCGAGCTGGTAAGATGACCCTGAAGGGAAGTACAGTGACTCCAGACAAAAGGAAAGGACTTGTTTACATCCAGCAAACTGACGATTCACTGATCCACTTCTGCTGGAAAGACAGGACATCTGGAAATGTGGAGGAT GATCTGATTATATTCCCAGATGACTGTGAGTTTAAGCGGGTGGCGCAGTGCACTACTGGCCGCGTCTATGTGCTGAAGTTTAAGGCCGGCTCCAAGCGACTGTTCTTCTGGATGCAg GAACCCAAGACTGATAAAGATGAAGAATATTGCCGCAAAGTCAATGAGTATCTTAACAACCCTCCTATGCCTGGAGCATtaggtggcagtggcagtgggggCCACGAGCTGTCAGCACTGGGAG gaGAAGGAGGGCTACAAAGTCTACTAGGAAACATGAGTCATAACCAACTGATGCAGCTTATTGGACCCACTGGGCTGGGCGGACTTG GTGGCCTTGGTGCTTTGACTGGTCCAGGATTGGCTAGCTTGTTAGGCAGTGGAGGAGGACCTACAACTAGCAGCTCATCATCTAG CTCCCGCAGCCAGTCAGTGGCTGTTACCCCATCCTCCACCTCGTCTTCCACAcgaaccaccaccaccaccccagcTGCTCCGGCGTCTGTACCTGCTGCCACTCCCAGCCCTGCAGTGAGCTCTGGCAATGGTGCCAGTGCCGCCACAAGCCCCACACAACCTATTCAGCTAAGTGACCTGCAGAATATTCTGGCGACTATGAATGTGCCTGCCAATGCAGAAGGTGGACAAG CAGTGGATCTGGCTAGTGTCCTTACACCTGAAATCATGGCTCCCATTCTGGCTAATGCTGAAGTTCAGGAGCGATTGATGCCGTACCTACCATCAGGAGAGTCCTTGCCACAGACTGCAGAGGAAATTCAGAATACACTCACCTCTCCACAGTTTCAGCAG GCCCTGAGTATGTTCAGTGCAGCTCTGGCTTCCTGCCAGTTGGGACCGCTGATGAGTCAGTTTGGGTTGCCAGCAGAGGCGGTGGATGCAGCCAACAAAGGAG ACATTGAAGCTTTTGCCAAGGCGATGCAGAACACATCCTCTCAAAAAGAGAGGGAGTCaaaggagaagaaagaggaggaggaagacatgaGCTTAGATTAA
- the ADRM1 gene encoding proteasomal ubiquitin receptor ADRM1 isoform X3, with amino-acid sequence MRKRGNSSNTLMSSGALFPSLVPGSRGSSSKYLVEFRAGKMTLKGSTVTPDKRKGLVYIQQTDDSLIHFCWKDRTSGNVEDDLIIFPDDCEFKRVAQCTTGRVYVLKFKAGSKRLFFWMQEPKTDKDEEYCRKVNEYLNNPPMPGALGGSGSGGHELSALGGEGGLQSLLGNMSHNQLMQLIGPTGLGGLGLASLLGSGGGPTTSSSSSSSRSQSVAVTPSSTSSSTRTTTTTPAAPASVPAATPSPAVSSGNGASAATSPTQPIQLSDLQNILATMNVPANAEGGQAVDLASVLTPEIMAPILANAEVQERLMPYLPSGESLPQTAEEIQNTLTSPQFQQALSMFSAALASCQLGPLMSQFGLPAEAVDAANKGDIEAFAKAMQNTSSQKERESKEKKEEEEDMSLD; translated from the exons ATGCGGAAAAGGGGAAACAGTTCTAACACCCT GATGTCTTCAGGAGCTTTGTTCCCAAGTCTGGTACCTGGCTCCCGGGGATCCTCCAGCAAATACTTGGTTGAGTTCCGAGCTGGTAAGATGACCCTGAAGGGAAGTACAGTGACTCCAGACAAAAGGAAAGGACTTGTTTACATCCAGCAAACTGACGATTCACTGATCCACTTCTGCTGGAAAGACAGGACATCTGGAAATGTGGAGGAT GATCTGATTATATTCCCAGATGACTGTGAGTTTAAGCGGGTGGCGCAGTGCACTACTGGCCGCGTCTATGTGCTGAAGTTTAAGGCCGGCTCCAAGCGACTGTTCTTCTGGATGCAg GAACCCAAGACTGATAAAGATGAAGAATATTGCCGCAAAGTCAATGAGTATCTTAACAACCCTCCTATGCCTGGAGCATtaggtggcagtggcagtgggggCCACGAGCTGTCAGCACTGGGAG gaGAAGGAGGGCTACAAAGTCTACTAGGAAACATGAGTCATAACCAACTGATGCAGCTTATTGGACCCACTGGGCTGGGCGGACTTG GATTGGCTAGCTTGTTAGGCAGTGGAGGAGGACCTACAACTAGCAGCTCATCATCTAG CTCCCGCAGCCAGTCAGTGGCTGTTACCCCATCCTCCACCTCGTCTTCCACAcgaaccaccaccaccaccccagcTGCTCCGGCGTCTGTACCTGCTGCCACTCCCAGCCCTGCAGTGAGCTCTGGCAATGGTGCCAGTGCCGCCACAAGCCCCACACAACCTATTCAGCTAAGTGACCTGCAGAATATTCTGGCGACTATGAATGTGCCTGCCAATGCAGAAGGTGGACAAG CAGTGGATCTGGCTAGTGTCCTTACACCTGAAATCATGGCTCCCATTCTGGCTAATGCTGAAGTTCAGGAGCGATTGATGCCGTACCTACCATCAGGAGAGTCCTTGCCACAGACTGCAGAGGAAATTCAGAATACACTCACCTCTCCACAGTTTCAGCAG GCCCTGAGTATGTTCAGTGCAGCTCTGGCTTCCTGCCAGTTGGGACCGCTGATGAGTCAGTTTGGGTTGCCAGCAGAGGCGGTGGATGCAGCCAACAAAGGAG ACATTGAAGCTTTTGCCAAGGCGATGCAGAACACATCCTCTCAAAAAGAGAGGGAGTCaaaggagaagaaagaggaggaggaagacatgaGCTTAGATTAA
- the ADRM1 gene encoding proteasomal ubiquitin receptor ADRM1 isoform X4: protein MSSGALFPSLVPGSRGSSSKYLVEFRAGKMTLKGSTVTPDKRKGLVYIQQTDDSLIHFCWKDRTSGNVEDDLIIFPDDCEFKRVAQCTTGRVYVLKFKAGSKRLFFWMQEPKTDKDEEYCRKVNEYLNNPPMPGALGGSGSGGHELSALGGEGGLQSLLGNMSHNQLMQLIGPTGLGGLGGLGALTGPGLASLLGSGGGPTTSSSSSSSRSQSVAVTPSSTSSSTRTTTTTPAAPASVPAATPSPAVSSGNGASAATSPTQPIQLSDLQNILATMNVPANAEGGQAVDLASVLTPEIMAPILANAEVQERLMPYLPSGESLPQTAEEIQNTLTSPQFQQALSMFSAALASCQLGPLMSQFGLPAEAVDAANKGDIEAFAKAMQNTSSQKERESKEKKEEEEDMSLD, encoded by the exons ATGTCTTCAGGAGCTTTGTTCCCAAGTCTGGTACCTGGCTCCCGGGGATCCTCCAGCAAATACTTGGTTGAGTTCCGAGCTGGTAAGATGACCCTGAAGGGAAGTACAGTGACTCCAGACAAAAGGAAAGGACTTGTTTACATCCAGCAAACTGACGATTCACTGATCCACTTCTGCTGGAAAGACAGGACATCTGGAAATGTGGAGGAT GATCTGATTATATTCCCAGATGACTGTGAGTTTAAGCGGGTGGCGCAGTGCACTACTGGCCGCGTCTATGTGCTGAAGTTTAAGGCCGGCTCCAAGCGACTGTTCTTCTGGATGCAg GAACCCAAGACTGATAAAGATGAAGAATATTGCCGCAAAGTCAATGAGTATCTTAACAACCCTCCTATGCCTGGAGCATtaggtggcagtggcagtgggggCCACGAGCTGTCAGCACTGGGAG gaGAAGGAGGGCTACAAAGTCTACTAGGAAACATGAGTCATAACCAACTGATGCAGCTTATTGGACCCACTGGGCTGGGCGGACTTG GTGGCCTTGGTGCTTTGACTGGTCCAGGATTGGCTAGCTTGTTAGGCAGTGGAGGAGGACCTACAACTAGCAGCTCATCATCTAG CTCCCGCAGCCAGTCAGTGGCTGTTACCCCATCCTCCACCTCGTCTTCCACAcgaaccaccaccaccaccccagcTGCTCCGGCGTCTGTACCTGCTGCCACTCCCAGCCCTGCAGTGAGCTCTGGCAATGGTGCCAGTGCCGCCACAAGCCCCACACAACCTATTCAGCTAAGTGACCTGCAGAATATTCTGGCGACTATGAATGTGCCTGCCAATGCAGAAGGTGGACAAG CAGTGGATCTGGCTAGTGTCCTTACACCTGAAATCATGGCTCCCATTCTGGCTAATGCTGAAGTTCAGGAGCGATTGATGCCGTACCTACCATCAGGAGAGTCCTTGCCACAGACTGCAGAGGAAATTCAGAATACACTCACCTCTCCACAGTTTCAGCAG GCCCTGAGTATGTTCAGTGCAGCTCTGGCTTCCTGCCAGTTGGGACCGCTGATGAGTCAGTTTGGGTTGCCAGCAGAGGCGGTGGATGCAGCCAACAAAGGAG ACATTGAAGCTTTTGCCAAGGCGATGCAGAACACATCCTCTCAAAAAGAGAGGGAGTCaaaggagaagaaagaggaggaggaagacatgaGCTTAGATTAA
- the LOC142208496 gene encoding uncharacterized protein LOC142208496, translating into MKSSRLIVDTDLLISEVKKRPAVYDQQEDNYCDRSKKQRCWDEICAILVPGWEESSQLEKSCKAKEIQTRWRSLKDCFRRELHLQKKEARSGSSPSKRKRYMFYDQLTFLEPTLMRRSTSGKASDTQESPKSEGSDSEPPQSPLPERVAQIPEPPRTKRNKSGGSGLGDFESQIIGMVDSLKKKKDNEKDEDYLFVQSLLPYLKKVPEEKKIDLQIDILQLVKTYMQPTGSQLLLE; encoded by the exons ATGAAGTCGTCTCGGCTCATCGTGGACACAGAcctcctcatcagtgaggttaaGAAACGTCCAGCCGTGTACGACCAGCAAGAGGATAACTACTGTGACCGCAGCAAAAAGCAGCGATGCTGGGATGAGATTTGTGCCATTCTTGTACCAGGATGGGAGGAGAGTAGCCAACTGGAGAAAAGCTGCAAGG CTAAGGAGATCCAAACCCGGTGGAGGTCCTTAAAGGACTGTTTCCGAAGGGAGCTTCACTTGCAGAAGAAGGAAGCAAGGAGTGGATCATCGCCCTCAAAACGGAAGCGATACATGTTCTACGACCAGCTGACCTTCCTGGAACCCACTTTGATGCGGAGATC AACATCAGGAAAAGCTTCAGACACACAGGAAAGTCCTAAATCTGAGGGTAGTGACTCAGAACCCCCACAGAGTCCATTGCCAGAACGTGTAGCACAGATCCCCGAACCCCCACGTACCAAAAGGAATAAATCAGGGGGAAGTGGTTTAGGGGATTTTGAAAGCCAAATTATTGGAATGGTTGACTctttaaagaagaaaaaagacaATGAGAAGGATGAAGATTACTTGTTCGTCCAGTCTCTGCTACCCTATTTGAAGAAAGTTCCTGAGGAGAAGAAGATTGACTTACAAATTGACATTTTGCAGCTTGTGAAGACATACATGCAGCCCACAGGTTCACAGCTACTGCTGGAGTAG
- the ADRM1 gene encoding proteasomal ubiquitin receptor ADRM1 isoform X2, which yields MRKRGNSSNTLMSSGALFPSLVPGSRGSSSKYLVEFRAGKMTLKGSTVTPDKRKGLVYIQQTDDSLIHFCWKDRTSGNVEDDLIIFPDDCEFKRVAQCTTGRVYVLKFKAGSKRLFFWMQEPKTDKDEEYCRKVNEYLNNPPMPGALGGSGSGGHELSALGGEGGLQSLLGNMSHNQLMQLIGPTGLGGLGGLGALTGPGLASLLGSGGGPTTSSSSSSSRSQSVAVTPSSTSSSTRTTTTTPAAPASVPAATPSPAVSSGNGASAATSPTQPIQLSDLQNILATMNVPANAEGGQVDLASVLTPEIMAPILANAEVQERLMPYLPSGESLPQTAEEIQNTLTSPQFQQALSMFSAALASCQLGPLMSQFGLPAEAVDAANKGDIEAFAKAMQNTSSQKERESKEKKEEEEDMSLD from the exons ATGCGGAAAAGGGGAAACAGTTCTAACACCCT GATGTCTTCAGGAGCTTTGTTCCCAAGTCTGGTACCTGGCTCCCGGGGATCCTCCAGCAAATACTTGGTTGAGTTCCGAGCTGGTAAGATGACCCTGAAGGGAAGTACAGTGACTCCAGACAAAAGGAAAGGACTTGTTTACATCCAGCAAACTGACGATTCACTGATCCACTTCTGCTGGAAAGACAGGACATCTGGAAATGTGGAGGAT GATCTGATTATATTCCCAGATGACTGTGAGTTTAAGCGGGTGGCGCAGTGCACTACTGGCCGCGTCTATGTGCTGAAGTTTAAGGCCGGCTCCAAGCGACTGTTCTTCTGGATGCAg GAACCCAAGACTGATAAAGATGAAGAATATTGCCGCAAAGTCAATGAGTATCTTAACAACCCTCCTATGCCTGGAGCATtaggtggcagtggcagtgggggCCACGAGCTGTCAGCACTGGGAG gaGAAGGAGGGCTACAAAGTCTACTAGGAAACATGAGTCATAACCAACTGATGCAGCTTATTGGACCCACTGGGCTGGGCGGACTTG GTGGCCTTGGTGCTTTGACTGGTCCAGGATTGGCTAGCTTGTTAGGCAGTGGAGGAGGACCTACAACTAGCAGCTCATCATCTAG CTCCCGCAGCCAGTCAGTGGCTGTTACCCCATCCTCCACCTCGTCTTCCACAcgaaccaccaccaccaccccagcTGCTCCGGCGTCTGTACCTGCTGCCACTCCCAGCCCTGCAGTGAGCTCTGGCAATGGTGCCAGTGCCGCCACAAGCCCCACACAACCTATTCAGCTAAGTGACCTGCAGAATATTCTGGCGACTATGAATGTGCCTGCCAATGCAGAAGGTGGACAAG TGGATCTGGCTAGTGTCCTTACACCTGAAATCATGGCTCCCATTCTGGCTAATGCTGAAGTTCAGGAGCGATTGATGCCGTACCTACCATCAGGAGAGTCCTTGCCACAGACTGCAGAGGAAATTCAGAATACACTCACCTCTCCACAGTTTCAGCAG GCCCTGAGTATGTTCAGTGCAGCTCTGGCTTCCTGCCAGTTGGGACCGCTGATGAGTCAGTTTGGGTTGCCAGCAGAGGCGGTGGATGCAGCCAACAAAGGAG ACATTGAAGCTTTTGCCAAGGCGATGCAGAACACATCCTCTCAAAAAGAGAGGGAGTCaaaggagaagaaagaggaggaggaagacatgaGCTTAGATTAA